From a region of the Neobacillus niacini genome:
- the glnA gene encoding type I glutamate--ammonia ligase produces MAKFTREDIKRLAAEENVKFIRLQFTDILGTIKNVEIPVSQLEKALDNKMMFDGSSIEGFVRIEESDMYLYPDLNTWVVFPWTAEKGKVARLICDIYTAEGNPFDGDPRNNLRRVLKEMEELGFTNFNLGPEPEFFLFKLDEKGEPTLELNDQGGYFDFAPTDLGENCRRDIVLELEEMGFEIEASHHEVAPGQHEIDFKYADALTACDQIQTFKLVVKTIARKHGLHATFMPKPLYGVNGSGMHMNLSLFKDGVNSFYEPTGDLEMSDTARQFIAGILKHAPSFTAVTNPTVNSYKRLVPGYEAPCYVAWSARNRSPLIRIPASRGLSTRVEVRSVDPAANPYLAMAVLLKAGLDGIKNKLTPPAPVDRNIYVMSKEERIEEGIIDLPATLAQALDQLKSDEVIVAGLGEHIFEHFIEAKEIEWDMFRTVVHPWEREQYMSMY; encoded by the coding sequence ATGGCAAAGTTTACTAGAGAAGATATTAAGCGGTTGGCAGCAGAGGAAAATGTTAAATTTATTCGTTTACAATTCACTGATATTCTAGGAACAATTAAAAACGTTGAGATTCCTGTTAGTCAATTAGAAAAAGCTCTTGATAATAAAATGATGTTTGACGGTTCTTCTATTGAAGGTTTCGTGCGAATTGAAGAATCTGATATGTATCTATATCCAGATTTAAATACTTGGGTAGTATTCCCATGGACAGCTGAAAAAGGAAAAGTAGCTCGTTTAATCTGTGATATCTATACTGCAGAAGGAAACCCATTTGATGGAGATCCTCGTAACAACTTAAGAAGAGTATTAAAGGAAATGGAAGAGTTAGGTTTCACTAACTTTAACTTAGGACCTGAACCAGAATTCTTCTTATTTAAATTAGACGAAAAAGGTGAGCCAACACTAGAATTGAACGACCAAGGCGGATACTTCGATTTCGCACCAACAGATTTGGGAGAAAACTGCCGTCGTGATATCGTACTAGAACTAGAAGAAATGGGCTTTGAAATTGAAGCTTCTCACCACGAAGTAGCACCAGGACAACATGAAATCGACTTTAAATATGCGGATGCGTTGACTGCTTGTGACCAAATCCAAACATTTAAATTAGTAGTAAAAACAATTGCTCGTAAACACGGTTTACATGCAACGTTCATGCCAAAACCTTTATACGGAGTGAACGGTTCCGGAATGCACATGAATCTTTCATTATTTAAAGATGGTGTCAATTCATTCTACGAGCCAACTGGTGATTTAGAAATGAGTGATACTGCTCGTCAATTCATCGCTGGTATCTTAAAGCACGCACCAAGCTTTACAGCGGTAACGAATCCAACAGTAAACTCTTATAAGCGTCTAGTTCCTGGCTATGAAGCACCTTGCTATGTTGCTTGGTCTGCTAGAAACCGTTCACCATTAATTCGTATTCCAGCTTCTCGCGGCTTAAGTACTCGTGTAGAAGTAAGAAGCGTTGACCCAGCTGCAAACCCATACCTAGCGATGGCTGTTCTATTAAAAGCTGGTTTAGATGGAATCAAGAACAAATTAACTCCTCCAGCTCCAGTTGACCGAAACATCTATGTTATGAGCAAAGAAGAAAGAATCGAAGAAGGAATCATTGATCTTCCAGCAACTCTAGCTCAAGCATTAGATCAATTAAAGTCTGATGAAGTAATCGTAGCTGGTTTAGGAGAGCATATCTTCGAACACTTTATCGAAGCAAAAGAAATCGAGTGGGATATGTTCCGTACCGTCGTTCACCCTTGGGAACGCGAACAATATATGAGCATGTACTAA
- a CDS encoding MerR family transcriptional regulator, which produces MSGKEIRRSMPLFPIGTVMQLTELTARQIRYYEEHELISPARTDGNRRLFSLVDIDRLLEIKDLIDQGINMAGIKQLLLVKEQQANVIQQQADKAKQELTDDQLRNLLRQELQQAGRFNRSSLRQGDMSRFFH; this is translated from the coding sequence GTGAGTGGAAAAGAAATACGCCGCTCAATGCCACTATTCCCAATTGGAACGGTTATGCAGCTAACAGAATTAACAGCTAGGCAAATCCGTTACTATGAAGAGCACGAATTGATTTCTCCGGCTAGAACAGATGGGAATAGAAGACTCTTTAGTTTAGTTGATATTGATAGACTATTAGAAATTAAGGATCTCATTGATCAAGGAATTAATATGGCTGGAATCAAACAGCTGTTATTGGTCAAAGAGCAACAGGCAAATGTTATTCAGCAGCAGGCTGATAAAGCCAAGCAGGAATTAACCGACGATCAGTTAAGAAATCTACTACGTCAAGAATTACAGCAAGCTGGAAGATTTAATCGTTCGTCTTTAAGGCAAGGGGATATGTCACGATTTTTCCATTAA
- a CDS encoding aminotransferase class I/II-fold pyridoxal phosphate-dependent enzyme, giving the protein MFQQLNNGEKLQKIVSSVEQQVTGIHKAIDEKIDSNQFRVLKSYQKHRVSDSHFIPSTGYGYDDIGRDTLELIYADVFGAEAGLVRPQIISGTHAISISLFGILRPGDELLYITGKPYDTLEEIVGIRGNGVGSLKEFGISYDSVALTEEGTIDWDLVATKIKSNTKMIGIQRSKGYATRPSFTVDEIKEMISFVKEIKKDVVVFVDNCYGEFVEELEPCHVGADLMAGSLIKNPGGGIAKTGGYIVGKKQYVEACSYRMTSPGIGAEAGASLYSLQEMYQGFFLAPHVVGQALKGAVFTAALLEKLGMNSSPKWDANRTDLIQSVQFDDKEKMIAFCQAIQFASPINSHVTAYPAYMPGYEDDVIMAAGTFIQGASIELTADGPIRPPYVAYVQGGLTYSHVKMAVCIAVDSLIEKNLIELN; this is encoded by the coding sequence ATGTTTCAACAGTTAAACAATGGGGAAAAGCTTCAAAAAATTGTAAGTAGTGTAGAACAACAAGTTACAGGAATACATAAAGCAATCGATGAAAAAATTGATTCGAACCAATTTCGAGTTTTGAAGAGTTACCAAAAGCACAGAGTGAGTGATTCGCATTTTATCCCTTCCACAGGGTATGGTTATGATGATATCGGAAGAGATACATTGGAACTCATTTATGCAGATGTATTTGGTGCTGAGGCGGGTCTTGTACGTCCGCAGATAATCTCAGGTACACATGCGATTTCGATATCACTATTTGGGATTCTGCGTCCTGGAGATGAACTTCTTTATATAACTGGTAAACCCTATGATACCCTTGAAGAAATTGTAGGCATCCGTGGAAATGGTGTCGGTTCCTTAAAGGAGTTTGGGATTTCATATGATAGTGTTGCCCTAACAGAAGAGGGAACCATCGACTGGGATTTGGTTGCAACAAAAATCAAAAGTAATACGAAAATGATTGGAATTCAACGTTCAAAGGGATATGCAACGCGCCCATCTTTTACAGTCGACGAAATCAAAGAAATGATTTCGTTTGTAAAAGAAATTAAAAAAGATGTAGTTGTTTTTGTAGATAACTGTTATGGAGAATTCGTTGAAGAACTAGAGCCCTGTCATGTTGGCGCTGATTTAATGGCGGGGTCACTGATTAAAAATCCGGGTGGAGGAATTGCCAAAACAGGCGGTTATATTGTCGGCAAAAAACAATATGTTGAAGCCTGTTCGTATCGGATGACTTCTCCTGGTATCGGCGCTGAAGCTGGAGCTTCGCTATACAGCCTGCAAGAAATGTATCAAGGTTTCTTTTTAGCACCGCATGTAGTTGGCCAAGCATTAAAAGGAGCTGTATTTACAGCAGCACTATTAGAGAAATTAGGTATGAATTCATCGCCTAAATGGGACGCCAATCGAACGGATTTAATTCAATCAGTTCAATTTGATGATAAAGAGAAAATGATTGCCTTCTGCCAGGCGATACAATTTGCTTCACCAATCAATTCTCATGTTACGGCTTACCCAGCATATATGCCGGGTTACGAGGATGATGTGATTATGGCAGCTGGAACGTTTATTCAAGGGGCGAGTATTGAATTAACTGCCGATGGACCAATCAGACCGCCATATGTGGCCTATGTTCAAGGTGGCTTAACTTATTCTCATGTTAAAATGGCTGTTTGTATTGCTGTAGATTCGCTAATTGAAAAAAATCTGATTGAATTAAACTAA
- the hflX gene encoding GTPase HflX: MEQEVSLEKAILVGCQTQSLDDSRFEYSMEELASLTETAKGEVLMTVSQKRERIHPALYIGKGKVEELKALVDEVEADLVIFNDELSPSQKRNLASELNARIIDRTQLILDIFAQRARSKEGKLQVELAQLQYLLPRLAGQGTALSRLGAGIGTRGPGETKLESDRRHIRRRIDDIKSQLSVIVQHRDRYRERRKKNKTFQIAIVGYTNAGKSTLFNRLSEADSYEENQLFATLDPMTRKLVLPSGYQTLITDTVGFIQDLPTALIAAFRSTLEEVKEADLLLHVVDMANADYFQHEKTVNKLLADLEVKDIPQITVYNKRDIKHPDFVPTTNTPLTFISAYDKEDRNELKRKVEKVIIEMMDQYQVSIPSNEGKLLAQLKNETIVRELVFDEEKELYQCRGFSLPDHQISGQLEKYKSRME, from the coding sequence ATGGAACAAGAAGTTAGCTTGGAAAAAGCAATCTTAGTTGGCTGCCAAACGCAAAGCTTGGACGATAGTCGTTTCGAGTATTCAATGGAGGAGCTTGCTTCCTTAACGGAAACCGCTAAAGGCGAAGTTCTGATGACGGTTTCTCAAAAACGAGAGCGTATTCACCCTGCTTTATATATAGGTAAAGGGAAGGTAGAAGAACTAAAAGCGCTTGTCGATGAAGTGGAGGCTGATTTGGTCATTTTTAATGATGAATTATCACCAAGTCAAAAGCGAAATCTTGCTTCTGAATTAAATGCCCGAATTATTGACCGGACTCAGCTCATATTAGATATATTTGCACAAAGAGCACGCTCAAAAGAAGGTAAGCTGCAGGTGGAGTTGGCGCAGCTTCAATATTTATTGCCGCGTCTTGCTGGGCAGGGGACAGCATTATCTAGACTAGGTGCTGGTATTGGAACAAGAGGACCAGGGGAAACAAAGCTAGAATCAGACCGCCGTCATATTCGCAGAAGAATTGATGATATTAAGAGTCAGCTCTCCGTTATTGTTCAGCACCGGGATCGTTACCGCGAAAGAAGAAAGAAAAACAAAACGTTCCAAATCGCAATTGTCGGCTATACGAATGCAGGCAAGTCTACACTTTTTAACCGACTTTCTGAAGCGGATTCCTATGAAGAAAATCAATTATTTGCGACCTTGGATCCAATGACACGGAAGCTAGTTTTACCGAGTGGATATCAGACCCTAATTACTGATACCGTTGGTTTTATTCAAGACCTGCCAACAGCGCTGATTGCTGCTTTCCGTTCGACACTAGAAGAGGTGAAGGAAGCAGACCTTCTTTTGCATGTAGTCGATATGGCAAATGCGGATTATTTTCAGCATGAAAAAACAGTTAATAAGCTGCTTGCAGACTTAGAAGTGAAAGACATTCCACAAATCACTGTCTATAATAAGAGGGATATTAAACATCCTGACTTTGTACCAACAACTAATACACCTCTAACTTTCATTAGCGCCTATGATAAAGAGGACAGAAATGAACTGAAAAGAAAAGTTGAAAAAGTGATTATTGAAATGATGGATCAATATCAAGTCAGCATACCTTCAAACGAAGGGAAACTGCTGGCGCAATTAAAGAATGAGACGATTGTAAGAGAGCTTGTCTTTGATGAAGAAAAAGAGCTTTATCAATGCCGAGGATTTTCACTCCCAGATCATCAAATTTCCGGTCAATTAGAGAAATATAAAAGTAGAATGGAGTAA
- a CDS encoding trimeric intracellular cation channel family protein: protein MTWDVLSIIGTIAFAVSGAIIAMEEEYDILGVYILGIVTAFGGGAIRNLLIGVPVSALWEQGLFFQIALLSITAVFLFPNNLLRHWQKWGNFFDAIGLSAFAIQGAIYAANMDHPISAVIVAAVLTGIGGGIIRDLLAGRKPIVLRAEIYAVWAILAGLIIGLKIASSPWELYTLFVLITALRVLSYTFDWKLPSKRLGAH, encoded by the coding sequence ATGACATGGGATGTGTTAAGTATCATTGGAACCATTGCTTTTGCTGTAAGTGGAGCAATTATAGCTATGGAAGAAGAGTATGATATTTTAGGGGTATATATTTTAGGAATTGTGACTGCTTTCGGTGGCGGAGCCATTCGAAATCTATTAATTGGTGTCCCCGTTTCAGCACTATGGGAACAAGGGTTATTTTTTCAAATTGCTTTATTATCGATTACGGCTGTGTTTCTGTTTCCAAATAATCTCTTGCGTCATTGGCAAAAATGGGGTAACTTTTTCGATGCCATTGGATTATCAGCTTTCGCCATTCAAGGTGCAATATACGCGGCCAATATGGATCATCCGATAAGTGCGGTCATTGTTGCCGCAGTCTTAACTGGAATTGGCGGAGGGATTATTCGCGACTTACTTGCTGGAAGGAAGCCAATTGTATTAAGAGCGGAAATATATGCAGTATGGGCAATTCTTGCAGGTCTCATTATAGGACTAAAAATCGCCTCAAGTCCATGGGAGTTATATACCTTATTTGTATTAATAACAGCTCTAAGGGTCCTTTCCTATACATTTGATTGGAAACTGCCATCTAAAAGACTTGGTGCACATTAA
- the spoVK gene encoding stage V sporulation protein K, giving the protein MDQPIRMKSNGQITVSLNSQKRKSLTKELPVPQVVPKVIPPEHSALKEIEEELGALVGMEEMKRMIKEIYAWIFVNKKREELGLKARKQALHMMFKGNPGTGKTTVARLIGKLFLKMNVLSKGHLIEAERADLVGEYIGHTAQKTRDLVKKAQGGILFIDEAYSLGRGGEKDFGKEAIDTLVKHMEDKQHEFILILAGYSREMDYFLTLNPGLHSRFPLVIDFPNYTIEQLMEIASRMLDEREYSLSHEAEKKLKDHLIWVKAVLSPNSFSNGRYVRNIIEKSIRAQAMRLLLQNSFDKHELMTLRSNDLIFEEDS; this is encoded by the coding sequence TTGGATCAACCGATTCGCATGAAAAGCAACGGACAAATAACAGTATCCCTTAACTCGCAAAAGAGGAAGTCCCTGACGAAAGAGCTGCCTGTTCCTCAAGTTGTTCCAAAGGTTATTCCCCCGGAGCACTCGGCATTAAAGGAAATTGAAGAAGAGCTCGGGGCATTAGTGGGTATGGAAGAAATGAAACGAATGATAAAAGAAATTTACGCCTGGATTTTTGTAAATAAGAAACGAGAAGAACTGGGACTGAAGGCTAGAAAACAGGCTCTTCATATGATGTTTAAAGGAAATCCAGGAACAGGCAAAACAACAGTTGCACGGTTAATTGGCAAGCTCTTTTTAAAAATGAATGTTCTGTCTAAAGGGCATTTAATTGAGGCGGAACGTGCCGATCTCGTGGGGGAATATATTGGACATACCGCACAGAAAACAAGAGATTTAGTAAAAAAAGCGCAGGGCGGAATCTTGTTCATTGATGAGGCCTATTCATTAGGGCGCGGCGGGGAGAAGGATTTCGGTAAAGAGGCCATTGATACACTTGTGAAGCACATGGAAGATAAACAGCACGAATTTATTCTTATTTTAGCTGGATATTCTAGGGAGATGGATTATTTCTTAACACTAAACCCTGGGCTCCATTCCCGTTTCCCGCTGGTCATTGACTTTCCGAATTACACAATTGAGCAATTGATGGAAATTGCCAGTCGCATGCTCGATGAGCGAGAATATTCGTTAAGTCATGAGGCGGAAAAGAAGCTAAAGGACCATTTAATTTGGGTCAAGGCGGTACTCAGTCCAAATAGTTTTTCAAACGGACGTTATGTTCGAAACATTATTGAAAAGTCCATTCGCGCTCAAGCAATGCGGCTTTTACTGCAAAACAGCTTTGATAAGCATGAATTGATGACACTTAGAAGTAATGATTTAATCTTTGAGGAAGATTCATAG
- the hfq gene encoding RNA chaperone Hfq — translation MKTTINIQDQFLNQCRKDNTHVTVFLLNGFQLRGQIKGFDNFTVLFESEGKQQLVYKHAISTFAPQRNVQLDLDAQ, via the coding sequence ATGAAAACCACCATTAACATTCAGGACCAATTTTTAAACCAGTGCCGTAAGGATAATACCCATGTAACGGTATTCTTATTAAACGGATTCCAATTACGAGGCCAAATTAAAGGCTTTGATAATTTTACTGTTCTTTTTGAATCGGAAGGAAAGCAGCAACTGGTTTACAAGCATGCCATTTCAACCTTTGCGCCGCAAAGAAATGTTCAGCTTGACCTGGATGCACAATAA
- the miaA gene encoding tRNA (adenosine(37)-N6)-dimethylallyltransferase MiaA yields MDSKQKLLVIIGPTAVGKTKLSIELAKRYNGEIISGDSMQIYRGMDIGTAKIKHEEMEGIPHHLIDIKEPDESFSVAEFQQLVRAEISDITSKGKLPIIVGGTGLYIQAVIYDYQFSEAPADEEFRLQLEERAKEIGNEALHQELTKVDPQSASQIHPNNVRRVIRALEIFHCTGKIMSDYQNNQQPDLLYETALIGLTMERDKLYERINLRVDIMISEGLLDEVSRLHRQGLRDCQSIQAIGYKEIYDYLDGKVGLDLAVENLKQNSRRYAKRQLTWFRNKMEVQWFDMTDVSNLSKKIIEISQYVEGKLQVKSNTY; encoded by the coding sequence TTGGATTCAAAACAGAAATTATTAGTCATTATTGGTCCAACGGCAGTTGGAAAAACAAAGTTAAGCATTGAGCTGGCTAAACGGTATAATGGCGAAATTATTAGCGGCGATTCCATGCAGATTTATCGTGGTATGGATATTGGAACTGCAAAAATAAAACATGAGGAAATGGAAGGAATTCCACACCATTTGATTGATATTAAAGAGCCCGATGAGAGTTTTTCAGTTGCGGAATTCCAGCAGCTTGTACGGGCGGAAATATCAGACATCACCTCAAAAGGTAAGCTTCCTATCATCGTTGGCGGGACAGGTCTTTACATTCAAGCGGTCATATATGATTATCAGTTTTCTGAGGCTCCAGCGGATGAAGAATTTCGTTTACAGCTTGAAGAGAGGGCGAAGGAAATTGGCAATGAAGCTCTTCATCAGGAGTTAACGAAGGTAGATCCTCAGAGTGCGAGCCAAATTCACCCGAATAATGTTAGAAGGGTGATAAGGGCACTTGAAATTTTTCATTGTACTGGTAAGATTATGAGTGACTATCAAAATAATCAGCAGCCTGACCTTCTTTATGAAACTGCACTGATCGGTTTAACGATGGAGAGGGATAAGCTATATGAACGGATTAATTTGCGTGTCGACATAATGATTTCGGAAGGTCTGCTTGATGAAGTCAGCAGGTTGCACAGGCAGGGGCTTAGAGATTGTCAATCCATTCAGGCTATTGGTTATAAGGAAATCTATGATTATTTGGATGGGAAGGTTGGTCTAGATCTTGCCGTTGAAAATCTAAAACAAAATTCTAGACGATATGCAAAAAGACAGCTAACCTGGTTTCGGAACAAAATGGAAGTACAATGGTTCGACATGACAGATGTCTCAAATTTGTCAAAAAAAATAATCGAAATTTCACAATACGTTGAAGGAAAGCTACAAGTAAAATCGAATACATATTAG
- the mreBH gene encoding rod-share determining protein MreBH, with product MLSNFEIGIDLGTANILVYSKNKGIAVNEPSVVAIDTETKKVVAFGTEAKEMIGKTPEKIIAIRPLKEGVIADYDLTTELLKHIMRKASKSVGFAVRKPNVVICTPSGSTSVERRAIHDAVRNAGAKKIQLIEEPVAAAIGAGMPVDQPVANVVVDIGGGNTEVAIISFGGVVSCHSIKIGGDRLDEEIIQHVRKEYNVLIGERTAENVKMEIGYALVDHEELTMEVRGRDLVTGLPKTVTLSSYEIRDALKESLSHILEAIRATLEDCPAELSGDIVDRGVILTGGCALMKGMEEWLSKEIVVPVQLAENPLESVAIGTGQALKYMHKIPALVK from the coding sequence ATGTTATCAAACTTTGAGATTGGAATTGATTTAGGAACTGCTAATATATTGGTTTATAGTAAAAATAAAGGAATCGCTGTAAATGAACCTTCGGTCGTTGCGATTGATACAGAAACGAAAAAGGTCGTTGCTTTTGGTACAGAAGCAAAAGAAATGATTGGAAAAACACCAGAGAAAATTATTGCCATCCGCCCATTAAAAGAAGGCGTCATTGCCGATTATGACCTTACCACAGAGCTTCTGAAGCATATCATGCGCAAAGCTTCTAAATCAGTCGGCTTTGCCGTTCGTAAGCCGAATGTGGTGATCTGTACCCCTTCCGGATCAACAAGTGTAGAGAGACGAGCGATTCATGATGCGGTGAGAAATGCCGGTGCTAAAAAAATCCAGTTGATTGAAGAACCAGTCGCGGCTGCGATTGGTGCAGGGATGCCTGTCGATCAGCCGGTAGCCAATGTGGTTGTCGACATTGGCGGCGGGAATACAGAGGTAGCGATCATATCATTCGGCGGCGTTGTTTCCTGCCATTCTATTAAAATTGGCGGAGACCGTCTTGATGAAGAAATCATTCAACATGTCCGAAAAGAATATAACGTGTTGATTGGTGAGCGAACAGCAGAGAATGTCAAAATGGAAATCGGCTATGCATTGGTTGATCACGAAGAGCTTACCATGGAAGTACGCGGTCGTGATCTTGTGACAGGTTTGCCAAAAACCGTGACACTATCATCATATGAAATCAGAGATGCTTTAAAAGAATCATTGTCTCATATATTAGAAGCGATTCGTGCAACACTCGAGGACTGCCCTGCAGAACTAAGCGGAGACATTGTGGACCGCGGCGTGATCCTAACTGGTGGCTGTGCCTTAATGAAGGGAATGGAAGAATGGCTAAGCAAGGAAATAGTAGTGCCTGTACAATTAGCAGAAAATCCTCTTGAATCCGTCGCAATCGGAACCGGACAAGCCCTTAAATACATGCATAAGATTCCAGCTTTAGTGAAGTAG
- a CDS encoding YsnF/AvaK domain-containing protein codes for MSEQPKTANDEVTLKLHKEELQVSKKWIETANVTVYQKSYTEEKQILVPVRREELIIEKKMLNSEGETDKSIETIRIPLREDRIEVTLHPTLLEDVEIYKNQYEEIKQVIETLKEEKVHIQTIGDVKLTVNNQLL; via the coding sequence GTGTCTGAGCAGCCAAAAACAGCAAATGATGAAGTAACACTCAAATTACATAAGGAAGAGTTGCAGGTAAGTAAAAAGTGGATAGAGACAGCTAACGTTACGGTTTATCAGAAGAGTTATACTGAAGAAAAGCAGATTTTGGTTCCTGTCCGCCGTGAGGAGTTAATCATTGAGAAAAAAATGTTAAATTCAGAAGGAGAAACGGATAAAAGTATTGAAACGATTCGTATTCCTTTAAGGGAAGATCGTATTGAGGTTACTTTACATCCAACTCTCCTTGAGGATGTAGAAATATATAAGAACCAATATGAAGAAATAAAACAGGTTATTGAAACTCTCAAGGAAGAAAAAGTTCATATCCAAACAATAGGTGATGTAAAGTTAACAGTTAATAACCAATTATTATAA
- a CDS encoding YsnF/AvaK domain-containing protein: protein MGNIFDLFGDDNSQNTNNQDSQNNAGTQGNTTSSSTQGDNTSSSMQGNNASSSTQNNQTNGSLELHKEELDITKNKVDAGEVVLSKEVVEEQKTVEVPVMHEEVVIKRTPVNERSNASISAEETIHIPVSQEEVQVNKYTVTTEEVSASKRQVEETQQVQETLRSETANVNTTGSVDFVSDTSGFEDINNR from the coding sequence ATGGGTAACATTTTTGATTTGTTTGGTGATGACAATTCACAAAATACAAATAATCAAGACAGCCAAAATAATGCAGGAACCCAGGGAAACACCACTAGCTCAAGCACCCAAGGGGACAACACTAGCTCAAGTATGCAAGGAAACAACGCTAGCTCAAGTACCCAAAATAATCAAACTAACGGCTCCCTTGAGCTTCATAAGGAAGAGCTAGACATTACGAAAAATAAAGTCGATGCTGGTGAAGTTGTCCTTTCAAAAGAGGTTGTAGAAGAACAAAAAACGGTAGAAGTTCCTGTTATGCACGAGGAAGTTGTAATAAAGAGAACGCCAGTAAACGAACGTAGTAATGCATCGATAAGTGCCGAGGAGACTATCCATATTCCTGTCAGCCAGGAGGAAGTTCAAGTTAACAAATATACAGTAACCACTGAGGAAGTCTCTGCTTCTAAACGCCAAGTTGAGGAAACACAGCAAGTTCAGGAAACTCTTAGAAGTGAAACGGCTAATGTTAATACTACTGGTAGTGTTGACTTTGTTTCCGATACATCAGGGTTTGAAGATATAAATAACAGATAA